A window of the Chroogloeocystis siderophila 5.2 s.c.1 genome harbors these coding sequences:
- a CDS encoding DUF4212 domain-containing protein — MDKDRSQAYWRANIALIRNLLIVWALVSLIFSILLVEPLNAIQLGRVPLGFWMAQQGSILTFVVLIFIYAVQMDRLDRKYGIRK; from the coding sequence ATGGATAAAGATAGAAGTCAAGCTTACTGGCGGGCTAATATAGCTTTAATCCGAAATCTTTTGATTGTCTGGGCGCTAGTATCACTCATTTTCAGCATTTTACTCGTTGAACCACTCAACGCAATACAACTTGGTCGAGTTCCCCTCGGTTTTTGGATGGCACAGCAAGGCTCAATTTTAACTTTTGTTGTGCTGATTTTTATCTACGCGGTTCAGATGGATCGCCTCGATCGCAAATACGGAATCAGAAAGTGA